One genomic segment of Hemibagrus wyckioides isolate EC202008001 linkage group LG08, SWU_Hwy_1.0, whole genome shotgun sequence includes these proteins:
- the hic1l gene encoding hypermethylated in cancer 1 like isoform X1 — MKGSEIGREDGQLTHIQLGVGELPLLQQPPTFTSRASHLNEKHQGQEMELSNYASQLLLQLNQQRSKGFLCDVVIMVDNTLFRAHKSVLAAASSYFKSLVLHDNLIHLDAELVEPAMFQKILDFIYTGKLCEESQGKERMQDLISFLTVANYLQLHDLASLCTSELESSSTSCKGSLHTQNLPFSPASKHLVKREAEDTSSDIEVYANMVPPKKRHNGANKRNSSGKQTFGLDLTKKSSSQRVVNNDGISMQEYSQSSVSKTTKNTLRSGTERKVSQEKTRGLDALDGAQEWRRAPSRERSRRKGNINGYTPTVKVGNHLSQNHVGENSQEQPQDRRSNGASPHFVYRQESYLEPSQEDNSYVCIPCGKGFPSSESLNSHVESHTDADVNLGRDKEEADEDPPIAGAHEAPEVGDKSPLKPYKELDTLRPFPCNICGKMFTQRGTMTRHMRSHLGLKPFACKECGMRFTRQYRLTEHMRVHSGEKPYECHVCGGKFTQQRNLISHMRMHTSPN, encoded by the exons ATGAAGGGGAGTGAAATTGGCCGGGAGGACGGGCagctcacacacattcagctcGGTGTAGGCGAGCTACCCCTCCTGCAGCAGCCACCTACATTCACCAGCCGGGCAAG TCACCTCAATGAAAAACATCAAGGGCAGGAGATGGAGCTCTCAAATTATGCCAGCCAACTGCTGCTGCAGCTCAACCAGCAACGTTCCAAGGGCTTCTTATGCGATGTTGTCATTATGGTGGACAACACACTCTTTCGAGCTCATAAAAGCGTCCTCGCTGCCGCCAGCAGCTACTTCAAATCCCTCGTCCTGCACGATAACCTCATCCACCTCGATGCCGAGTTGGTGGAGCCAGCCATGTTCCAGAAAATTCTGGACTTCATTTATACAGGCAAGTTATGTGAGGAGAGTCAGGGAAAAGAGCGCATGCAGGATCTGATCAGCTTTCTCACTGTAGCTAACTACCTCCAGCTCCACGACCTGGCGAGTCTGTGTACCAGCGAACTTGAGTCCAGCAGCACGTCCTGCAAGGGCTCGTTACACACCCAAAACCTGCCTTTTTCACCCGCTTCAAAACACTTGGTGAAGCGAGAGGCAGAAGACACTTCATCTGACATTGAAGTATATGCAAACATGGTCCCTCCAAAGAAAAGACACAATGGCGCGAACAAACGCAACTCGAGCGGAAAGCAAACCTTTGGGCTGGATTTGACCAAGAAGAGCTCTTCTCAACGTGTTGTAAATAATGATGGCATTAGTATGCAGGAATACTCACAGTCCTCTGTTTCCAAGACAACTAAGAATACTCTCCGGTCAGGTACAGAGAGAAAGGTCTCCCAGGAGAAAACCCGAGGCCTGGATGCTTTAGATGGAGCGCAGGAATGGAGAAGGGCACCATCTAGAGAGCGCTCCAGGAGGAAAGGCAACATCAACGGTTACACACCTACAGTCAAAGTTGGAAATCACTTGAGCCAAAACCATGTGGGAGAAAATTCCCAAGAGCAGCCACAAGACAGAAGATCCAATGGTGCCAGCCCTCACTTTGTCTACAGACAGGAGTCCTACCTCGAACCATCTCAGGAGGACAACAGTTACGTCTGTATCCCATGTGGAAAAGGATTCCCATCCTCAGAAAGCTTAAATTCCCATGTAGAATCCCACACGGACGCAGACGTGAACCTCGGCCGGGACAAAGAGGAAGCGGATGAAGATCCTCCCATTGCTGGCGCCCACGAAGCCCCAGAGGTCGGAGACAAAAGCCCGTTGAAACCCTACAAAGAGCTGGACACGCTGCGACCATTCCCTTGCAACATCTGTGGCAAAATGTTTACGCAGCGCGGCACCATGACGCGCCACATGCGCAGTCATCTGGGCCTGAAGCCGTTTGCCTGCAAGGAGTGCGGCATGCGCTTCACGCGGCAGTACCGCCTCACCGAGCACATGCGCGTGCACTCGGGTGAGAAGCCCTACGAGTGTCACGTCTGCGGGGGCAAGTTTACACAACAACGAAACCTCATCAGTCACATGCGCATGCATACCTCACCAAATTAG
- the hic1l gene encoding hypermethylated in cancer 1 like isoform X2 yields MELSNYASQLLLQLNQQRSKGFLCDVVIMVDNTLFRAHKSVLAAASSYFKSLVLHDNLIHLDAELVEPAMFQKILDFIYTGKLCEESQGKERMQDLISFLTVANYLQLHDLASLCTSELESSSTSCKGSLHTQNLPFSPASKHLVKREAEDTSSDIEVYANMVPPKKRHNGANKRNSSGKQTFGLDLTKKSSSQRVVNNDGISMQEYSQSSVSKTTKNTLRSGTERKVSQEKTRGLDALDGAQEWRRAPSRERSRRKGNINGYTPTVKVGNHLSQNHVGENSQEQPQDRRSNGASPHFVYRQESYLEPSQEDNSYVCIPCGKGFPSSESLNSHVESHTDADVNLGRDKEEADEDPPIAGAHEAPEVGDKSPLKPYKELDTLRPFPCNICGKMFTQRGTMTRHMRSHLGLKPFACKECGMRFTRQYRLTEHMRVHSGEKPYECHVCGGKFTQQRNLISHMRMHTSPN; encoded by the coding sequence ATGGAGCTCTCAAATTATGCCAGCCAACTGCTGCTGCAGCTCAACCAGCAACGTTCCAAGGGCTTCTTATGCGATGTTGTCATTATGGTGGACAACACACTCTTTCGAGCTCATAAAAGCGTCCTCGCTGCCGCCAGCAGCTACTTCAAATCCCTCGTCCTGCACGATAACCTCATCCACCTCGATGCCGAGTTGGTGGAGCCAGCCATGTTCCAGAAAATTCTGGACTTCATTTATACAGGCAAGTTATGTGAGGAGAGTCAGGGAAAAGAGCGCATGCAGGATCTGATCAGCTTTCTCACTGTAGCTAACTACCTCCAGCTCCACGACCTGGCGAGTCTGTGTACCAGCGAACTTGAGTCCAGCAGCACGTCCTGCAAGGGCTCGTTACACACCCAAAACCTGCCTTTTTCACCCGCTTCAAAACACTTGGTGAAGCGAGAGGCAGAAGACACTTCATCTGACATTGAAGTATATGCAAACATGGTCCCTCCAAAGAAAAGACACAATGGCGCGAACAAACGCAACTCGAGCGGAAAGCAAACCTTTGGGCTGGATTTGACCAAGAAGAGCTCTTCTCAACGTGTTGTAAATAATGATGGCATTAGTATGCAGGAATACTCACAGTCCTCTGTTTCCAAGACAACTAAGAATACTCTCCGGTCAGGTACAGAGAGAAAGGTCTCCCAGGAGAAAACCCGAGGCCTGGATGCTTTAGATGGAGCGCAGGAATGGAGAAGGGCACCATCTAGAGAGCGCTCCAGGAGGAAAGGCAACATCAACGGTTACACACCTACAGTCAAAGTTGGAAATCACTTGAGCCAAAACCATGTGGGAGAAAATTCCCAAGAGCAGCCACAAGACAGAAGATCCAATGGTGCCAGCCCTCACTTTGTCTACAGACAGGAGTCCTACCTCGAACCATCTCAGGAGGACAACAGTTACGTCTGTATCCCATGTGGAAAAGGATTCCCATCCTCAGAAAGCTTAAATTCCCATGTAGAATCCCACACGGACGCAGACGTGAACCTCGGCCGGGACAAAGAGGAAGCGGATGAAGATCCTCCCATTGCTGGCGCCCACGAAGCCCCAGAGGTCGGAGACAAAAGCCCGTTGAAACCCTACAAAGAGCTGGACACGCTGCGACCATTCCCTTGCAACATCTGTGGCAAAATGTTTACGCAGCGCGGCACCATGACGCGCCACATGCGCAGTCATCTGGGCCTGAAGCCGTTTGCCTGCAAGGAGTGCGGCATGCGCTTCACGCGGCAGTACCGCCTCACCGAGCACATGCGCGTGCACTCGGGTGAGAAGCCCTACGAGTGTCACGTCTGCGGGGGCAAGTTTACACAACAACGAAACCTCATCAGTCACATGCGCATGCATACCTCACCAAATTAG